From Nitrospirota bacterium, one genomic window encodes:
- a CDS encoding TonB-dependent receptor gives MKLLEKNCPPNVPLLLVVLTVSLLQIAPPPVQAAEEPPVPATDSSQGNSDQRSSTLPSAATGQNGLRVDDIVITGTWTPHAQKDSPVEIERITSKMLGQAGATGIRQVLQDVPAIELRRSAGGFQNFQIQGLESKHTLFLVNGQELIGSVEGATFSRDLLASPEIESIEIVKGGASVQYGSDAIGGVINIRTRKATQPVGATLIGQYGRFNTVTTFAAPEFRSADGKFGGYISAGVSKSDGVDYTQNTPATNGDPNFSTKTVSGNFDYALSNSAKLSLYTHYTDDDRVSRGGATSASTRTQTTSNNERAQTVLRWDWSPDAVSTLSFWGHHQTFQNDSRTNILSNGVQNRLSRFTQELWEPQFQYTRQLGQHQLFTVGGEHDIRKIRGQNFSNGSPILNLTESAGWFQDEISVLPWMDILLGSRYTTNSEAGGFWSPQTTLLLKPGNFRGRFTYTRGFRSPGLDELSASFIEGGFAGVVGNANLEPEKSTSYTGNLEYYFPRGKIGASLFRHEVSNLIQFIGGTCSGSDLANLPGIAAPNCLKAQNIAATTSQGFELEAGARPVDWLSFETGYMYLDSKDDNTGQYLFNRSRHAWKTRMNVEYEGWNFTTRVRYFSSFGFTDANSNGRIDRNPSELAPSNIQVDMRLSKTLKNGIELYLGADNITESRVPVSTSFPLEGQHLYYVGMKMTM, from the coding sequence ATGAAGCTGCTAGAGAAGAACTGTCCCCCGAATGTTCCGTTGCTGCTCGTTGTCCTGACTGTTTCGCTCCTCCAGATCGCCCCACCACCAGTGCAGGCCGCAGAAGAGCCTCCGGTACCCGCGACCGACTCTTCCCAAGGCAATTCCGACCAACGATCATCGACGCTTCCCTCCGCCGCCACAGGACAGAACGGTCTCCGTGTCGACGATATTGTCATCACCGGGACCTGGACGCCACACGCGCAGAAGGACTCTCCGGTCGAGATTGAGCGGATCACGTCGAAAATGCTGGGACAAGCCGGGGCAACGGGCATACGGCAAGTCTTGCAGGACGTTCCCGCCATCGAGTTACGCCGGAGCGCGGGCGGATTCCAAAACTTTCAAATTCAGGGTCTGGAAAGCAAGCACACGCTGTTTCTGGTCAATGGCCAGGAGCTCATCGGTTCAGTCGAAGGCGCCACATTTTCGCGAGATTTGCTGGCCTCCCCGGAAATCGAATCGATCGAAATCGTCAAAGGTGGAGCCTCTGTGCAGTACGGAAGCGACGCCATCGGCGGCGTCATCAATATCCGCACGAGAAAAGCCACTCAGCCGGTGGGCGCCACTCTCATCGGCCAATACGGTCGTTTCAACACCGTGACGACATTCGCTGCACCTGAATTCCGAAGCGCGGATGGGAAATTCGGCGGATACATCTCGGCCGGGGTCTCCAAGTCGGACGGAGTTGACTACACGCAGAACACACCTGCCACTAATGGCGATCCCAACTTTTCCACCAAAACCGTGAGCGGAAATTTCGACTATGCCCTTTCGAATTCCGCCAAGCTCTCCCTCTACACACACTACACCGACGATGACCGCGTGAGCCGCGGAGGGGCCACCTCCGCTTCCACGAGAACCCAGACAACCAGCAACAATGAGCGTGCCCAAACCGTACTCCGTTGGGACTGGAGTCCTGACGCGGTGTCTACGTTGTCTTTCTGGGGCCACCACCAGACCTTTCAGAACGATTCACGAACCAACATTTTGAGCAACGGAGTTCAGAATAGGCTCTCGCGATTTACGCAAGAGCTCTGGGAACCACAATTCCAATACACGAGACAACTCGGGCAGCACCAGCTCTTCACAGTCGGCGGCGAACACGATATCCGCAAGATTCGCGGACAGAATTTCTCCAACGGGAGCCCCATCCTCAATCTTACAGAGTCGGCAGGATGGTTCCAAGATGAGATCTCGGTTCTCCCCTGGATGGATATCCTCCTCGGCAGTCGCTACACCACGAACAGCGAGGCCGGAGGGTTCTGGAGTCCCCAAACGACCCTTCTTCTCAAGCCCGGAAACTTTCGGGGACGATTTACCTATACACGCGGTTTCCGAAGTCCTGGCCTGGACGAACTCAGCGCCTCCTTCATCGAGGGAGGATTTGCTGGAGTCGTCGGCAACGCCAATCTGGAGCCTGAAAAGTCGACGAGTTATACCGGGAATCTCGAATACTATTTCCCACGGGGCAAGATCGGAGCATCGCTCTTCCGCCATGAAGTGAGCAATCTCATCCAATTTATTGGAGGAACCTGCTCAGGCTCCGACCTTGCAAATTTGCCGGGTATTGCAGCCCCCAATTGCCTCAAAGCACAGAACATTGCGGCCACAACGAGCCAAGGGTTCGAGTTGGAGGCGGGTGCCAGACCCGTAGATTGGCTGTCCTTCGAAACCGGCTACATGTACCTCGACTCCAAAGACGACAATACCGGGCAATACCTCTTCAATCGTTCCCGGCATGCGTGGAAAACACGGATGAACGTCGAGTACGAGGGATGGAACTTCACCACTCGCGTTCGCTACTTCTCCTCTTTTGGGTTCACCGATGCCAATTCGAACGGACGAATCGATCGGAACCCGAGCGAGCTTGCACCCTCAAATATTCAGGTGGACATGCGGCTCTCTAAAACTCTGAAGAACGGGATCGAATTGTATCTTGGCGCCGACAATATTACAGAGTCGCGGGTCCCAGTCAGCACATCTTTTCCTCTGGAAGGCCAGCATCTCTACTACGTGGGCATGAAGATGACGATGTAA
- a CDS encoding CbiX/SirB N-terminal domain-containing protein yields the protein MLFLIMLFIALPLVVGPDDLLAAGAPSPQDSGQQKIGVLLVNHGSRSVTWRQSLLNLEAQVASPILAHSTVKGLKTAFMEYTEPSIATRMKEFDREGFTDIIIVPVFLTVSPHTFDDIPTIVGLKEDAHSMQQLKIENIERYTSKAKPHITPPLDFTDILQQNLLRRVTALSKNPAQEGLVLIGYGDETYDKEWVELFDKAADYVRQHTGIAGYSYGWCGHIANYKPEETTAAINTVLKNARTALVIPVLVAHDEQFQIKIIGDGIAKVPDNKSRVLYKPDSILPDPNVERWVVSVTDEYLRKVQPRISRAN from the coding sequence ATGTTGTTCCTCATCATGTTGTTCATTGCCCTGCCTCTCGTAGTCGGTCCTGACGACCTGCTCGCGGCAGGTGCCCCCTCGCCGCAAGACAGCGGTCAGCAAAAGATCGGGGTCTTGCTGGTCAATCACGGATCTCGGTCCGTTACGTGGCGTCAATCGCTCTTGAACCTCGAAGCGCAAGTCGCCTCGCCAATATTGGCGCACTCGACCGTCAAGGGTCTGAAAACCGCTTTTATGGAATATACGGAACCGTCTATCGCCACCCGCATGAAGGAGTTCGACCGGGAAGGGTTTACGGATATCATCATTGTGCCGGTGTTCCTCACCGTCAGCCCGCACACGTTCGACGATATTCCGACCATTGTGGGCTTGAAAGAGGATGCGCATTCCATGCAGCAACTCAAGATCGAAAATATCGAACGCTACACCTCGAAGGCCAAACCTCACATCACCCCGCCGCTCGACTTTACGGATATCCTTCAGCAAAACCTGCTGAGACGAGTGACCGCCCTCTCGAAGAATCCGGCCCAGGAAGGGCTGGTCCTCATCGGATACGGCGATGAGACCTACGACAAGGAGTGGGTCGAACTGTTCGATAAGGCGGCAGACTACGTTCGGCAACACACAGGGATTGCCGGGTACTCCTATGGCTGGTGCGGTCACATCGCAAACTATAAGCCTGAAGAAACGACCGCGGCAATCAATACCGTGCTCAAGAATGCGCGCACGGCCCTCGTGATCCCCGTACTCGTCGCGCACGATGAACAGTTTCAAATCAAGATTATCGGCGATGGGATTGCCAAAGTGCCCGACAACAAGAGCCGGGTCCTCTATAAACCGGATTCGATCCTGCCCGATCCGAATGTCGAGCGCTGGGTGGTCTCTGTGACGGATGAGTATCTGCGCAAGGTTCAGCCGCGGATATCCCGAGCCAACTGA
- a CDS encoding PepSY-associated TM helix domain-containing protein: MLGWTRNRFRWPEREALARFNLAAHRDIGYICASLILAYCVSGIALNHIGDWNPDFVISKRTISLPRSYEKTAITQEAISDFGTLVNEETYKVYDFPTPDQVKIYYDNASLHLNFSTGKGTYEKVARRPVLYQANALHLNRLKGWKWASDVFALILIILSLTGLFVLRGKHGMARRGKWLVAAGMLPPLLALLIFELK; this comes from the coding sequence ATGCTGGGATGGACAAGAAATAGATTCCGCTGGCCGGAACGGGAAGCCCTGGCGCGGTTTAACCTGGCCGCGCACAGAGATATTGGATACATCTGTGCCTCCCTCATTCTCGCCTATTGTGTATCGGGCATCGCCCTCAACCACATTGGCGATTGGAACCCGGACTTCGTGATTTCGAAACGAACGATTTCCTTACCTCGTTCGTATGAGAAGACCGCCATAACACAAGAAGCGATCAGCGATTTTGGAACGCTCGTGAATGAAGAGACCTACAAAGTCTATGACTTCCCGACCCCCGATCAAGTGAAGATCTACTATGACAACGCCTCGCTGCATCTCAATTTTTCGACCGGGAAAGGGACCTATGAGAAAGTGGCGAGGCGACCAGTGTTGTACCAAGCCAACGCCTTGCACCTCAATCGTCTCAAAGGCTGGAAATGGGCTTCGGACGTCTTCGCGCTCATCCTCATTATTCTCAGCCTAACCGGGCTCTTCGTCTTACGGGGAAAGCATGGGATGGCTCGGCGAGGTAAATGGCTGGTAGCGGCCGGGATGCTGCCGCCATTGCTGGCCCTGCTGATCTTCGAGCTCAAATAG
- the bfr gene encoding bacterioferritin has product MKAKEGVVEFLNQVLKSELTAVHQYLLHAAMCKNWGYERLHEHFSHLAQEEVSHSSGLIDHILYLDGTPDVAHLDQVGAGRTVEDLFKADLGFEREDVESLRKAIVHCAKGGDFTTRHLMEDMVVDSEEHVDWFETQLRTIGQVGLDRYLAEQIKK; this is encoded by the coding sequence ATGAAAGCCAAGGAAGGCGTCGTCGAGTTCCTCAATCAGGTCTTGAAGTCGGAGCTGACGGCCGTACACCAATACCTGCTGCATGCGGCCATGTGTAAGAATTGGGGTTATGAGCGACTGCATGAACACTTCAGCCATTTGGCGCAAGAGGAAGTCAGTCATTCCTCCGGCCTGATCGATCACATTCTCTATTTGGACGGGACCCCGGATGTCGCGCATCTCGATCAGGTGGGGGCGGGGCGCACGGTGGAAGACCTGTTCAAGGCAGATCTGGGATTTGAACGTGAAGATGTCGAGTCCCTCCGAAAAGCCATTGTCCATTGTGCCAAGGGTGGAGATTTCACAACCCGCCACTTGATGGAAGACATGGTGGTCGACTCGGAGGAGCATGTCGATTGGTTTGAGACCCAGCTCAGGACGATCGGTCAGGTTGGCCTCGACCGGTATCTCGCCGAGCAGATCAAGAAGTAG
- the bfr gene encoding bacterioferritin, which produces MKAKEGVVNVLNKVLTADLTAINQYFVHAKMCENWGYERLQHTVRERSIDEMKDADELIGHILYLEGVPNVQRMNTVQVGETVPEQLKLDLKAEQEMLTLLNEGIVHCTKVLDFTTRHMFEDMAKDVDVHIDWIETQMETIKQVGLENYLAEQIKKES; this is translated from the coding sequence ATGAAAGCAAAAGAGGGTGTCGTCAACGTCCTGAATAAGGTGCTGACCGCAGATCTGACCGCGATCAATCAATATTTCGTCCATGCCAAGATGTGTGAGAACTGGGGCTATGAGCGGCTCCAGCATACAGTGCGGGAGCGCAGCATCGACGAGATGAAGGATGCCGATGAACTTATCGGGCACATTCTCTATCTGGAAGGTGTGCCGAACGTACAACGCATGAATACCGTCCAGGTGGGGGAAACGGTTCCTGAGCAGCTCAAGCTCGACCTCAAAGCTGAGCAGGAAATGCTGACATTGCTGAACGAAGGCATCGTCCATTGCACGAAGGTTCTGGATTTCACGACCCGCCACATGTTCGAAGATATGGCGAAGGATGTCGATGTGCATATCGACTGGATCGAAACGCAGATGGAAACGATCAAGCAGGTCGGCCTGGAGAACTATCTCGCCGAACAGATCAAGAAAGAGAGCTGA
- the topA gene encoding type I DNA topoisomerase encodes MAKSLIIVESPTKARTISKYLGRGYTVMASVGHIKDLPTSKLGVDLEHDFEPQYVTIKGKSKVLADIKKKAEEADKVYLASDPDREGEAIAWHLEQELLEKPKSKSKSKPKSKSKDQPGGKVFRVLFNEITESAIKRALQSPGQVDMKLVNAQQARRVLDRIVGYQGSQLLWTKVRRGLSMGRVQSVAMRLICEREQEREAFRAEEYWSIAVLLSGTNPPSFEAKLQKVNGQDASIETATDAQRIVDAIQGKEFVVDSIERKEKKRNPVAPFITSRLQQEAARKLHFSSKKTMTLAQKLYEGIEIGAEGQTGLITYMRTDSPRISAEAMNEARQVIQERFGAEYLPATPNLYKTQKAAQEAHEAIRPTSASRDPESIKQYLELDVYRLYQLIWNRFIASQMVPAIFDVTRVDSSPVKTKEKFLFRSTGTVVKFPGHTIVYMEGVDKELLAQKQKGEQEVEDEAERQLPMLNEGEKLQLVSLEGQTVPGVLSKQHFTQPPPRYNEALLIKELEEKGIGRPSTYASIISTIQDRKYAEKVDGRFGPTETGRTVNDFLLKGFPDLINVDFTSHMEEELDAVEEGNKPWVTAVREFYGTFTTDLEKAKTIPGPKDTVEPPTDLPCEKCGKMMEIKWGRNGKFLACPAYKDKPPCKNTQNFEKLEDGTIKIVPKIELTTDEKCEKCSSPMVVKTGRFGKFIACSAYPECKTTKPLALGVKCPQPGCGGDLVQKRTKKGARAFFACSKYPACEYAMWDRPINKACPTCSAPFLIEKVTKQVGRSVQCRDEECGYREAG; translated from the coding sequence ATGGCCAAGTCACTCATCATTGTCGAGTCCCCGACGAAAGCGCGCACCATCAGTAAGTATCTGGGGCGTGGCTATACCGTCATGGCCTCGGTCGGACATATTAAGGATCTTCCCACCAGCAAGCTTGGCGTTGACCTGGAGCACGATTTTGAGCCCCAATATGTGACGATCAAGGGGAAGTCGAAGGTTTTGGCGGATATTAAGAAAAAGGCGGAAGAGGCCGACAAAGTGTATCTTGCGTCGGACCCCGATCGAGAAGGCGAAGCCATCGCCTGGCATCTCGAACAGGAATTGCTCGAGAAGCCAAAATCAAAGTCGAAGTCCAAACCCAAGTCTAAATCGAAGGATCAACCAGGGGGCAAGGTGTTCCGGGTCCTCTTCAATGAAATCACGGAATCGGCCATTAAGCGCGCACTGCAGTCGCCCGGGCAAGTCGATATGAAACTGGTGAATGCGCAGCAGGCCCGCCGGGTGCTGGATCGGATCGTCGGTTATCAAGGCAGCCAATTACTCTGGACCAAGGTGCGGCGCGGACTTAGCATGGGTCGGGTTCAGTCCGTGGCGATGCGATTGATTTGCGAACGGGAACAGGAACGAGAAGCGTTTCGGGCGGAAGAGTACTGGTCGATTGCCGTGCTGTTGTCCGGGACCAACCCTCCGTCGTTCGAGGCCAAGCTACAGAAGGTCAATGGACAGGACGCATCGATTGAGACCGCGACCGACGCGCAGCGCATCGTCGATGCCATCCAGGGGAAAGAGTTCGTCGTCGATTCGATTGAGCGAAAAGAAAAGAAACGGAATCCGGTCGCCCCCTTCATCACCAGCCGGCTGCAACAGGAAGCGGCGCGCAAGCTGCATTTCTCGTCGAAGAAAACGATGACGTTGGCGCAGAAGCTCTATGAAGGCATCGAAATCGGGGCGGAAGGCCAGACCGGTCTCATTACCTACATGAGAACCGACTCTCCTCGTATCTCGGCCGAGGCGATGAACGAAGCGCGTCAGGTGATCCAGGAGCGGTTCGGGGCCGAGTATTTGCCCGCCACGCCGAACCTGTATAAAACGCAGAAAGCGGCCCAGGAAGCACATGAAGCGATTCGCCCCACGTCGGCGTCCCGTGATCCGGAATCGATCAAGCAGTACTTAGAGCTGGATGTGTATCGGCTGTACCAGTTGATCTGGAATCGATTTATTGCCTCGCAGATGGTTCCCGCGATCTTCGACGTGACTCGCGTCGACTCGAGCCCCGTCAAGACGAAGGAGAAGTTTCTCTTCCGCTCGACCGGCACCGTCGTGAAGTTTCCCGGCCATACGATCGTCTATATGGAGGGAGTCGATAAGGAATTGCTCGCACAGAAGCAAAAAGGCGAGCAGGAGGTTGAAGACGAGGCGGAACGTCAGTTGCCGATGCTGAACGAGGGAGAGAAGTTACAGCTTGTGTCGTTGGAGGGGCAGACGGTTCCGGGCGTCCTCTCGAAACAGCATTTCACCCAGCCGCCGCCACGGTATAACGAAGCCTTGCTGATCAAGGAATTGGAAGAAAAAGGCATTGGTCGGCCATCCACGTACGCGAGCATCATTTCCACGATTCAGGATCGCAAGTATGCCGAGAAGGTGGATGGGCGGTTCGGTCCCACCGAAACCGGGAGGACTGTCAACGATTTCCTGCTGAAGGGATTTCCGGATCTGATCAACGTCGACTTCACCTCGCACATGGAGGAGGAGTTGGACGCAGTCGAAGAAGGCAACAAACCCTGGGTGACGGCCGTGCGGGAGTTTTACGGGACCTTCACCACGGATCTGGAGAAGGCCAAGACCATTCCCGGCCCCAAGGACACGGTGGAGCCACCGACGGATCTTCCCTGCGAGAAGTGCGGCAAGATGATGGAGATTAAGTGGGGACGGAATGGAAAGTTTCTCGCCTGCCCTGCCTATAAGGACAAGCCGCCCTGCAAGAACACGCAGAACTTCGAGAAGCTCGAGGATGGCACCATTAAGATCGTTCCGAAGATTGAGCTGACGACGGATGAGAAGTGCGAGAAATGCAGCAGTCCGATGGTGGTGAAGACTGGACGATTTGGCAAGTTCATTGCCTGCTCTGCGTACCCGGAATGCAAGACGACCAAGCCGCTTGCGCTGGGCGTGAAATGCCCACAGCCAGGCTGCGGTGGCGATCTCGTTCAGAAGCGCACCAAGAAGGGCGCGCGGGCATTTTTTGCCTGCAGCAAATATCCGGCATGCGAATATGCCATGTGGGATCGTCCGATCAACAAGGCCTGCCCGACCTGCAGCGCCCCGTTTCTCATTGAAAAAGTGACCAAACAAGTTGGACGAAGCGTCCAATGCCGCGACGAAGAATGCGGCTATCGCGAGGCCGGGTAA
- the dprA gene encoding DNA-processing protein DprA codes for MTRARLESWLRLQAIDGVGDLTVLRLVRAWHSPEAVLGASRDELIQRGCSLELADAIRRGPDGAACRTLEREIRAIERAHIEVRSVLDLTYPARLKMIADPPPLLYITGTLTEQDELAIAIVGARLATAAGRAMTEELSHDLAAAGMTVVSGLARGVDAAAHRGALAAQGRTVAVLGCGIDRTYPPEHDRLRRQIEERGAILSEAPVGAPPHSHHFPRRNRIISGLSLGVIVTEAAINSGSLITARLAAEQGREVFAVPGFVKQDTSRGTNALLKDGAALIERAQDVLDAVLPQLEPALRLRLQPFQTKKGPSDQLGKEEQLVYDALSYDPLTVDDVIVATGMPVPTVMAALLSLELRQQVVQLPGQRYLRT; via the coding sequence ATGACTAGGGCTCGGTTAGAGTCCTGGCTCCGCCTGCAAGCGATCGATGGAGTAGGGGACCTGACGGTTCTTCGACTCGTTCGGGCCTGGCACTCACCAGAAGCTGTCCTGGGCGCCTCCCGTGATGAATTGATTCAACGCGGGTGCAGCCTGGAGCTGGCGGACGCGATCCGGCGTGGACCTGATGGTGCTGCCTGCCGGACCCTTGAGCGGGAGATCCGGGCGATCGAGCGTGCGCATATTGAAGTCCGGAGCGTGTTGGACCTCACCTATCCCGCGCGGCTGAAGATGATTGCGGATCCTCCACCCCTCTTGTATATCACCGGCACATTGACGGAGCAGGATGAGCTGGCGATCGCCATCGTAGGCGCCAGGCTGGCAACGGCAGCCGGGCGTGCCATGACTGAAGAGCTCAGCCACGATTTGGCGGCAGCGGGCATGACTGTGGTGAGCGGTCTTGCGCGCGGCGTCGATGCGGCAGCCCACCGTGGCGCTCTTGCTGCGCAGGGGCGCACAGTTGCCGTTCTTGGCTGCGGAATCGATCGAACCTATCCGCCGGAACATGACCGATTGCGCCGACAGATTGAGGAACGCGGGGCCATCCTATCTGAGGCGCCGGTGGGCGCGCCTCCCCATAGCCACCACTTTCCACGGCGAAATCGTATTATCAGCGGTCTGTCCCTGGGGGTGATCGTCACAGAGGCGGCCATCAACAGCGGATCGTTGATTACCGCGAGACTGGCCGCTGAGCAAGGCCGAGAGGTCTTTGCTGTTCCTGGTTTTGTGAAGCAGGACACCAGTCGCGGGACGAACGCCTTGCTCAAAGATGGTGCGGCCTTGATCGAGCGGGCGCAGGATGTCCTCGATGCGGTGCTGCCGCAGCTGGAGCCGGCGCTACGCCTGCGCCTGCAACCTTTTCAGACGAAGAAGGGGCCCAGCGATCAGTTGGGTAAAGAAGAACAGCTGGTGTATGATGCCTTGTCGTACGATCCGCTCACCGTGGACGACGTGATCGTTGCCACAGGGATGCCGGTGCCCACCGTGATGGCCGCGCTCTTGTCCTTGGAGCTTCGACAGCAAGTCGTACAGCTGCCGGGACAGCGGTATCTTCGAACATAA
- a CDS encoding Rne/Rng family ribonuclease — MGVEIAITVAREETRVAVLDGGVVTDLFGDRAKHKDFVGNIYKGKVAKVLPGMQAAFVDIGLEKAAFMHVSDLSLDSEPGDTLVDADEDDKDADKDGDMLGPRRQSSKPIEQLLSEGQELMVQISKGPIGTKGSRVTTYVSLPGRYLVFMPNVEHIGVSRRIARDEERARLKDIMKRVRHPGCGYIVRTVSEGVKEDELRSDVDFLHVLWQDILSKREQKGAPALLHADLSLSFRVVRDLFGKKVDRLWIDSREEYQAVRDFVQRFSPEQTSRIHFYDKEESLFDHLGVEQEMARALSRKVWLKSGGHLVIDHTEAMTVIDVNTGRFVGKRDQEETILRNNLEAAKEVAYQMKLRGIGGIIIVDFIDMEREKNRDKVYHALLDAMSTDKARTRVSRISDLGLIEISRERVREDLLRSLSEPCHYCEGRGYTKSPTTVVYEIFRDVRRIGSGPEPQRIVVGAHPSVVGLMQDEERPGLEAVERECAAKIIVMPDEHLHLEQYDLAVL, encoded by the coding sequence ATGGGAGTAGAAATTGCCATTACAGTCGCACGCGAGGAAACTCGCGTGGCGGTCTTGGACGGCGGAGTCGTGACGGATCTTTTCGGAGATCGCGCCAAGCACAAGGACTTCGTCGGAAACATTTATAAGGGAAAAGTCGCGAAGGTCTTGCCTGGCATGCAGGCGGCCTTTGTGGATATCGGCCTTGAGAAGGCGGCCTTCATGCACGTGTCGGATCTGTCGTTGGACTCCGAGCCGGGCGACACGCTTGTCGATGCGGATGAAGACGACAAGGATGCCGACAAAGATGGGGATATGCTGGGCCCCCGTCGTCAAAGCTCCAAGCCGATCGAGCAGTTGCTGAGTGAAGGGCAGGAGCTGATGGTGCAGATCTCCAAGGGACCTATCGGCACCAAAGGCTCACGGGTGACGACCTATGTGTCGCTCCCGGGCCGGTATCTCGTCTTCATGCCCAACGTGGAGCACATCGGCGTGTCTCGCCGGATCGCCCGTGACGAGGAGCGCGCCAGGCTCAAGGACATTATGAAGCGTGTCCGGCATCCCGGCTGTGGCTACATTGTCCGTACGGTGAGTGAAGGGGTCAAAGAAGACGAATTGCGATCCGACGTCGACTTTTTGCATGTGCTCTGGCAGGACATTCTGTCGAAGCGTGAGCAGAAGGGGGCCCCGGCGTTGCTCCATGCCGACTTGAGCTTGAGCTTCCGCGTCGTGCGCGATCTGTTCGGAAAGAAAGTCGATCGACTCTGGATCGACTCGCGGGAGGAATATCAGGCCGTCCGTGACTTCGTGCAGCGATTCTCTCCTGAACAGACCTCGCGCATTCACTTCTACGACAAAGAGGAAAGCCTGTTCGATCATCTGGGCGTGGAGCAGGAAATGGCGCGGGCGCTCAGCCGCAAAGTCTGGCTCAAGTCCGGCGGGCATCTCGTGATCGACCATACGGAGGCGATGACCGTCATCGACGTCAATACCGGCCGGTTCGTGGGAAAGCGCGATCAGGAGGAGACGATTCTTCGGAATAATCTGGAGGCTGCGAAAGAAGTGGCCTATCAGATGAAGTTGCGCGGAATCGGCGGGATCATCATCGTCGACTTCATCGATATGGAACGGGAGAAAAATCGCGACAAGGTCTATCACGCGTTGCTCGACGCGATGTCCACCGACAAGGCCCGCACTAGAGTGTCTAGAATTTCCGACTTGGGGTTGATCGAGATTTCTCGTGAACGGGTGCGAGAGGACCTCCTGCGTTCGCTCTCAGAGCCCTGTCACTATTGCGAAGGACGAGGTTATACGAAGTCTCCGACCACAGTGGTCTATGAGATCTTCCGCGATGTCCGCCGAATCGGCAGCGGTCCCGAGCCGCAACGGATCGTCGTCGGCGCCCATCCCTCAGTCGTCGGGCTGATGCAAGATGAAGAGCGGCCTGGTCTTGAGGCCGTGGAGCGCGAGTGTGCCGCAAAAATCATTGTCATGCCGGACGAACACTTGCATCTGGAACAGTACGATCTCGCAGTGCTGTAA
- the rodA gene encoding rod shape-determining protein RodA has translation MIDRVINSRGFDNFDFRFIGLIFVILGVGVLSIYSVTHDQGVAFPFYAKQIVWIVLGTVAFLVMWLSDYHRIARLAYPAYAIILVLLAVVLFEGKSSRGAQRWIPMGPFAFQPSEFAKLVLIVTLAHYYSKAPRVGWLQRVVLPGLLVLPGLLLILKQPDLGSGLSFLAVYAAMLLMVGMRSKALGVILLFSLMLFPFAWEMMWGSLHDYQRQRIMAFVDPAYDPGGKGYHALQSRIAIGAGELTGKGLYGGTQSQLKFLPEGHTDFVFSVFAEEWGFIGVLALLILFVTLIWLSLEIVARAKDQLGALLAVGIICMLCFCVVVNIGMTAGMFPIVGIPLPLMSYGGSATIMTMASLGLLLNVKRRRLSFF, from the coding sequence ATGATCGATCGGGTGATCAATAGCCGGGGCTTCGACAATTTCGACTTCCGTTTTATCGGGCTGATCTTTGTCATCCTGGGGGTCGGCGTTCTGTCGATTTATAGCGTGACGCATGACCAAGGCGTTGCGTTCCCGTTTTATGCCAAACAGATCGTGTGGATCGTGCTCGGCACGGTCGCATTTCTGGTGATGTGGCTCTCGGACTATCATCGAATCGCCCGGTTAGCGTATCCTGCCTATGCCATCATCCTCGTCCTGCTGGCGGTGGTGCTGTTTGAGGGGAAAAGCAGCCGGGGTGCGCAACGGTGGATCCCGATGGGGCCATTCGCGTTCCAGCCATCGGAGTTCGCGAAGCTGGTGCTCATTGTGACCTTGGCGCACTACTATTCAAAGGCGCCACGGGTCGGTTGGCTTCAGCGAGTGGTGCTCCCTGGGTTATTGGTCCTGCCGGGACTGCTCCTGATCCTGAAGCAGCCGGACCTAGGGAGCGGATTGAGCTTCTTGGCAGTCTATGCCGCAATGTTGTTGATGGTGGGGATGCGGTCGAAGGCATTGGGTGTGATCCTCCTGTTTTCGCTGATGTTATTTCCCTTTGCCTGGGAGATGATGTGGGGGTCATTGCATGATTATCAGCGGCAGCGCATTATGGCCTTTGTCGATCCGGCCTACGATCCTGGAGGCAAGGGATACCATGCGCTCCAATCGAGAATTGCCATTGGCGCGGGAGAGCTGACAGGGAAGGGCCTCTACGGAGGGACCCAAAGCCAATTGAAGTTTTTGCCCGAGGGGCACACGGACTTTGTCTTTTCTGTTTTTGCCGAGGAATGGGGATTTATCGGAGTGTTGGCGCTCTTGATCTTGTTTGTGACGTTGATCTGGCTGTCATTGGAAATTGTCGCGCGCGCGAAGGATCAGCTCGGGGCGCTGCTGGCGGTCGGGATCATCTGTATGTTGTGTTTTTGCGTGGTGGTCAATATCGGAATGACGGCAGGGATGTTTCCCATTGTGGGCATTCCCCTTCCGCTCATGAGTTACGGCGGGAGCGCGACGATTATGACAATGGCGTCGCTCGGCCTGCTCTTGAATGTCAAACGTCGTCGATTAAGTTTTTTTTAG